AATCTCTAGCCTGTAGTTGATGCACAGTATAATGGTTGGCAGATACgaattttaaatggaaaacataacATCTATGAACAAAATTATAGAGCTAAACTCACATCTGTACTTTAAATTTACTAAAACACAACGCTaacggagtatttttacagtgtggtattgctacttttacataCGTAACAGAggtgagtacttcttccaccactgcaacaACTGGAGcaggcaaaatgaaaatgagaatttactggcagcagagcaacagacaggaaacaagactggattaccaactgggcaaactGGGCAACTGCCCAAGACCACGGGTTCACATCATGGCAATTCGTGTGCAGTGATTTAACTATTTGACTATTGTCCTTAAGGTGGGTCCTGcgtcaaaatctagttttaagaacACCATTATTTCATCTGATAGGGCTGACAGGTTCCATAGTCCTGAATCAACTTATTAATATTCACATACCCAGACAGCAAACATGGGGCCAGATAGTAGCGTGCTATAGCAatgagggggagggagggggcagGATGTTACGAAGGGCGCGGCGGCTCATTTTTGCCCCATGGCCCCAAAGCAGGGTAATCCGGCAACGGCGTGAAATGACTGGAGACAGCTGATGTTGAACTGCTGACAATAATTGTAATTATTAATAAAGTGTAATTCGGTGAATAGTTTACAGATTGCTTTAAGCACAGCGGACAAGATAGATGGGCATAAAGCGAGACTCTCATCATAACTAGGATTTTAATATAGTATTGTTAATACCGgagttattgttattaaaagtcatttattttgagtCCAGTAGTTAAACTGTCGTATTAATGAGCGGGGCCTGTTCATTCAATCGGAATTGATCATCGTTGTTAGCCGTTAGATACACGATAGCCTACCGACTGTAttaagacagagaggaaaggaaaggaaaaggacagTGACAGACTGTTttaacacactgacaaatacaTCACCctccaaaaagaagaaagtctCCTCACGGTGCTCTCTCCTCTCGTCTGGAGGTGTCAAACCTTTTTCGCGCTGAGCTCAAACTCAAATACAACAAGCAGAGGGCGACAGGACGACTTCCGCTTCTCGCACGGCTGACCAATGAGCTTCCAGAACACTGGAGGGGTGGGCGGGCTCGGACCAAACGCGAACATGGCGGCGTCCGTGGATGATGATTTTGAGTTAAATAACCAGGACTATTACGCTCTACTCAACGTCAGGAAAGAGgtacttttctgtgttttacagcgAAGCCCGACGATCACGGTCTTTTTGGCGTGATCGCCGGGCAGACTCTCTTAGAGAAAGTAATGTGCAGTCGGTGCATCATCGTTGAGTTGATTTGCGGTCTTCTCCATCAGCACCATCGTCCGTGGAGGCTGAGACCAGCTGGTGCTGCAGAGGCATGAACACGCAGGCTATTTAAACATGTACTTTACATGATGCAAGCAATGCATTCAAAAATGCACGTAAGCACAGATACCTTGTCTGCACCCATGAGCACCTTCTCGGGTCACTATGAGAGATGATTAGGAGGCCTGACCAGGACTTGCGCTTGGATGTTCATCTGGATAACGTTAGGTAACATTTGGTGGTTCCTGAGGCAGGGTTAATGTAAGCGGACTGGTCGCTGTTTTTCAATTTCCCTAGAGTGGATGCTTTAATGCAGCAGTGCTGTGTCAGTACTCAGGAGAGGGGCAGACATGATTAGTCAACTGAGTGAAAATTAGTCTGCAACAATTATgacagtcagaaaaataaaaaaaaacaaaaaggcagcaaaattactggttccagcctctcatgTGAAGATTTCCTGCATTCATTATTCAACAGTCAGTTTCGACTGGACTTTTCTTTGGACAAAACAGAGCAATTTGAAGACCTCaccttttctgacattttacaaaccaaacaattaatcaattaaatctCCAAGGTATatggcagattaatcagtgaTGGAATTAATTGCTAGTTGCAGCACTAACCGGGAGTGAAAcctgtcctctctcttccaTCACAGGCTACATTGGAGGAGCTAAAGGCATCGTATCGGAGGCTGTGTATGCTCTACCATCCTGACAAACATCGAGACCCAGAGCTGAAAAGACAAGCCGAACAGCTTTTCAACCAGGTGCACCAGGCGTATGAGGGTAAGTGGAATTTAAACCATTTAGTTGAACATTTTTATTGCCATTCGAGttgaaaaaattcaacagcattTCTTCAGGAAGGAAAACAGACGTAACGCCAGACAAAACACAATACATCCGTATAAACTGAACGGTGACTTTCCCCTCTGCCCTCAGTGCTGAGTGATGCTCACTCCAGAGCCATCTATGACATCTTTGGGAAAAAAGGGCTTGAGGTGGAAGGCTGGGAGGTGTGTATTCTGTctaaaataacctttttgtcTCACAGTTGAGTGGTTTTACTGCCAcatagtacatacagtattaacgTATCTTCATGACAAATTTCTCCTGGTGATGATGCTTTGTAggtggtggagaggaagagaactCCAGCAGAAATTCGAGAGGAGTATGAAaggctgcagagagaaagagaggagaggagactgCAGCAAAGAACTAACCCTAAGGTTTTGTCTGTCACAACTGCACCACATTCCTTTGTCAACTTCTGTCAACTGAATTTCTTGTGCGGGCCACTACTTTTATGCAGATATTATTAAATATGTCACCGATTAATTTTGACTGTGGATAGTTTCCACATTCACTTCATTATGTCCCTAAacttcttccttctttcttaaTTAATTCTGTCAATCTCTTTCCTTCACACTCTCATTATTCAGGGTACCATCAGTGTCGGTGTGGATGCAACGGACCTGTTTGACCGCTATGATGAGGACTTTGAAGAGATGCCAGGAGGAGGCTTTCCTCATATTGAAATCAACAAGATGCACATTTCCCAGTCCATAGAGGTATAACAAAAGCCACTCACTCAGCATTTACCTTCCACACAGCTACCTAACTGGGCCAGGATCACTGCAGTATCCTCTGTTTTATCAGGCGCcacttctttgtctttgttcagGCCCCTTTGACGAACTCTGACACAGCAGTGCTGTCTGGTTCACTTTCTACACACAATGGGAACGGAGGGGGCAACATTAACATGACAATACGAAGGGTTACTTCAGCCAAGGGCTGGGGAGAggtacacacatatacacacatatgcaaacaaaGTGCAAAGAATGCAATATATAAAGCACAAATATAAACTACAACCTATAGAGGCATTTTTTTGAGGAGGCCTTTTAAAGGCTTTATGTTAGATTTTCAGATGGGATAATACAGGTTTGTTTAGTTATTTCAGCGCATTCCTTCCCCTTTCTGCGCATTCGTCTCTGCAGGTCGAGTTTGGTGCAGGAGACATTCTGGGACCACTCATTGGGTTAAAGGTGTTTCGCAATGTCACTCCACGGTGGTAAGGCCCAACTGTTTGACATGAGGAACaataacacatactgtatcgACATAAGAGCGgcattctccctctctttaaATAGTCtcttattaattaataaattaatctcCTCATTAATCTGTCATTTCTCTGTCCAGTTTCTTGACAGCCCAGTGTGGTTTGCAGTTCTCTCCTCGAGGTTTGCGACCGAGCTGTTCTCTGATGACGGCGCGCCACCTGGACCAGAACACCATGGGTTACCTTCAGTGGCGCTGGGGGCCCAATAGCGCCATGACTACCAGCCTGGTCCGAGACACAAAGAGCAGCCACTTCACTCTAGCTCTGCAGGTACACACAAATGCTTTCACCAGCAAATATTGGTAAGAATGCCTATAGACTGCCACTTGCACTCATTATGATGAAAAAGGTTTGTACTATAACAGAAATTTGCTTTACTTAACCCTGTGGTTTGCTATCTTTTACTCTGTATAT
This genomic interval from Xiphias gladius isolate SHS-SW01 ecotype Sanya breed wild chromosome 21, ASM1685928v1, whole genome shotgun sequence contains the following:
- the LOC120806968 gene encoding dnaJ homolog subfamily C member 11-like; this encodes MSFQNTGGVGGLGPNANMAASVDDDFELNNQDYYALLNVRKEATLEELKASYRRLCMLYHPDKHRDPELKRQAEQLFNQVHQAYEVLSDAHSRAIYDIFGKKGLEVEGWEVVERKRTPAEIREEYERLQREREERRLQQRTNPKGTISVGVDATDLFDRYDEDFEEMPGGGFPHIEINKMHISQSIEAPLTNSDTAVLSGSLSTHNGNGGGNINMTIRRVTSAKGWGEVEFGAGDILGPLIGLKVFRNVTPRCFLTAQCGLQFSPRGLRPSCSLMTARHLDQNTMGYLQWRWGPNSAMTTSLVRDTKSSHFTLALQLGVPHSYLMMSYQYKFQDEDQTKVKGSVKTGWFGTVVEYGAERKISRHSVLSATVSIGVPQGVTLKIKLARASQTYLFPVHLTDQLLPSAVFYATVGPLLVYMAIHRLIIIPYTQAQKQQELELQRKSSATDIAKKKQEAESAVLLMQESVRRIIEAEESKMGLIILNAWYGKFVSDTSQKQEKAKVIDVTVPLQCLVKDSKLILTEASKAGLPGFYDPCVGEEKSLKLLYQFRGVMHQVISADTEPLRIPRQSHRIESES